A genomic window from Ischnura elegans chromosome 10, ioIscEleg1.1, whole genome shotgun sequence includes:
- the LOC124167178 gene encoding uncharacterized protein LOC124167178: MRIDERNIKKQNHMRVQVIMIYNPKTIIGLYVGSGLIYLHIFLAAISLVLLPVTATNHFRSSRQLLFLSPNSKVQWVFGLGIPENVDSKSISFGLSMKLNYYRLPRNASDIAYPFAEVKEKRFAGNHGEDDEYGAKDMQRGNRWDFYAGLEHFMERLLGEDQLGMECLLRSICEAAARPLFSNSHGGLTAELLQSILTPSLTSLKGTDEDGSYVTSAYLDAEKIGKSGENCFHAFPSCSINLLDLMSTSIAL, encoded by the exons ATGAGAATTGACGAgcggaatataaaaaaacaaaatcatatgAG agtgCAAGTAATAATGATCTATAATCCTAAAACAATCATTGGGTTGTACGTTGGTTCAGGTTTGATTTATCTACACATTTTTCTTGCTGCTATTTCATTGGTGTTACTTCCGGTCACCGCTACCAATCATTTTAGATCTTCAAGGCAACTCTTATTTCTTTCTCCAAACAGTAAAGTCCAG TGGGTGTTTGGACTTGGAATTCCAGAAAACGTCGACAGTAAATCAATCAGCTTTGGCTTgtctatgaaattaaattattatcgtcTTCCAAGAAATGCATCTGATATTGCATATCCTTTCGCGGAAGTGAAGGAGAAGCGATTCGCTGGAAACCATGGTGAGGATGATGAATATGGCGCCAAGGACATGCAGCGTGGGAATCGCTGGGACTTCTATGCGGGTTTAGAGCATTTCATGGAGAG ACTACTGGGAGAGGACCAACTTGGAATGGAATGTCTGCTAAGGTCAATATGCGAAGCCGCTGCTAGACCGCTGTTCTCTAATTCCCATGGTGGGCTGACTGCCGAGCTTCTGCAATCCATACTAAC GCCTTCTTTGACTTCGCTGAAAGGAACTGACGAAGATGGGTCCTACGTGACGTCGGCTTACTTGGATGCTGAGAAAATTGGAAAATCAGGAGAAAACTGTTTTCATGCATTTCCATCCTGCAGCATAAATTTACTTGATCTAATGTCTACATCGATCGCTCTATAA